Genomic window (Fusobacterium sp. DD2):
CATCAGCTTTAGCTGGATTCCCTCCAAAATCTCTATATTGAACTACATAGCTTTCATAACCTTCAGCCCAACCAACAACAATAACCTCAAGTCTGTTATCTTGAACATCAACTCCTGCAGTTAGATATTTGATATTTGGATGCAATTCTGCCCCATAATCTTCTCTCCTAGCAAACAAAGCCTCATAGTCTAATTGTTCTTCAAGATGTAGTACGAATGTTTCTCCAAGTACCGTATTTATAAATGCTCTCATTCTCATATCATCATCTTTTACCTGTAAATACTCCTCGTAGATATCCTTCCAAGTTCTCCATGGTGATGCTAAAGAATTCATGTGGAAACTCCTATGCTTTTTTTCTTGTGGAAATTTCGCTACCCATTTTCCAGCTTTTTGGTTATCTTTTTTCCATTCTCTTTCTTCTGCTAGACATCCACAATGTGTACATTCAAGTTTTATAACTCCATTGTCATCTTTTATGTTTTCCCACTTTAGTACCTGATACTCATTGCAATGTGGACAAGGTAAACTCCATTCTTCTTGACTCCCTTGTAAAAACAATTTTTTAATTTTGCTAGTTGTATCGTCAGTAGGTGTTGAAACTCTCAATAGTTTTTTATTAAAAAATGTTGTTGTTCTTCTTTCAGCAAGCTGTACTGGGTCTCCTTCCTGTTTTGCTGACTGTGGAAACCTATCAACCTCATCCAATAGAACTATCCTAATAGGTCTACTTGCTAATCCACTTGGACTATTAGCTCCTACAAACCTTACAAATCCTCCTGGAAACATTTTTCCTTGAACTGTTCCTTCTGCTTTTTTATTTGCCTTTTTTATAAGCCGTCTTAAGATTTTTGTATCACGAATCATCGGTTCTACTCTCTCTTTAGAAAAAGCTTTTGCATCGTCTACTGTTGGCTGAACAAATAAGATACTACATGGATCCAAATGAATATACCTTCCTAATATGTTTA
Coding sequences:
- a CDS encoding phage terminase large subunit family protein, which translates into the protein MKKNTFKLFVDLLKNFEPVPDLTVGEWADRYRILSKESSAEPGRWRTDRTPYMIDIFNCITDSVTESVTIMSSAQIGKTEMLLNILGRYIHLDPCSILFVQPTVDDAKAFSKERVEPMIRDTKILRRLIKKANKKAEGTVQGKMFPGGFVRFVGANSPSGLASRPIRIVLLDEVDRFPQSAKQEGDPVQLAERRTTTFFNKKLLRVSTPTDDTTSKIKKLFLQGSQEEWSLPCPHCNEYQVLKWENIKDDNGVIKLECTHCGCLAEEREWKKDNQKAGKWVAKFPQEKKHRSFHMNSLASPWRTWKDIYEEYLQVKDDDMRMRAFINTVLGETFVLHLEEQLDYEALFARREDYGAELHPNIKYLTAGVDVQDNRLEVIVVGWAEGYESYVVQYRDFGGNPAKADVWLQLDNFLKKKFAFKNKKTIPIACTLIDSGGHHTGSVYKYVYGKAKRNIFAIKGQGGNGINVLNGFRKTTKKGVPSINLLSLGVNALKDMTYSRLTILNGDGTIHFPLDSLKGCGIDFFKGLTAEVKVKKQTSKGEKIAWEVLPGRRNEPLDIYNYATAAIELLGVNLNRKVKKE